In one window of Pseudobacteriovorax antillogorgiicola DNA:
- a CDS encoding class I SAM-dependent methyltransferase produces MLQHSEFNGLKEKAAPGTHQAAWQLVKRHGFSADTSCLDLAAGNGAFTARFVDSGFTDLSVSELHSKDFKLPVRSFFDWDLNQSFSSLVEKRYGLVTAIEIIEHLDSPLHFLREIHNLLDKEGHLLLTTPNVQNVMSRLKFLLKGELKSFSYSDFIDQRHIHGITDHQIKIFFEIVGFEVVHQTSAGSFYSSLKKKFLAPVQFLMSKVLKGYLAPGDVNIYLVRKTSARSQLSNSLDHYMHVANEIS; encoded by the coding sequence TTGCTTCAACACTCTGAATTCAACGGGCTGAAGGAAAAAGCAGCACCAGGAACCCATCAGGCAGCATGGCAGCTTGTCAAAAGGCACGGCTTTTCCGCAGACACCTCCTGCCTAGACCTAGCAGCTGGAAATGGTGCATTTACGGCTCGATTCGTCGATTCTGGTTTCACTGATTTAAGTGTGAGCGAACTACATAGCAAAGACTTTAAACTTCCAGTCAGGAGTTTTTTTGATTGGGATCTTAATCAAAGCTTTTCCAGCCTCGTTGAAAAGAGATATGGCCTCGTAACTGCTATTGAGATCATCGAGCATCTGGATAGCCCACTCCACTTTCTAAGGGAGATCCATAACCTTCTCGACAAAGAAGGACACCTATTGCTCACAACTCCCAACGTTCAAAATGTCATGTCACGCCTTAAGTTCCTCCTTAAGGGAGAGCTAAAGTCTTTTAGCTATAGCGATTTTATCGATCAGCGTCATATTCACGGAATTACTGACCATCAAATAAAGATCTTTTTTGAAATTGTTGGTTTTGAAGTTGTCCATCAAACTTCTGCGGGAAGCTTCTATAGTAGCCTTAAGAAAAAATTTCTCGCTCCGGTCCAGTTTTTGATGAGCAAAGTGCTGAAGGGCTATCTTGCTCCGGGGGATGTTAACATTTACCTTGTCAGAAAGACTAGTGCACGCTCGCAGTTAAGCAATAGCCTTGACCACTACATGCATGTTGCCAACGAGATCTCATAG
- a CDS encoding lysophospholipid acyltransferase family protein produces the protein MQEELQLKLLPITLGLRLYHRHEVHGLENIPASGPVIIACNHSLATYDISLLMSAVYQKLHRFPRALIDRAFYRIPGLGELMEKLGCIVGSQENAQSLLSNGEILYLAPGGMQESLRPSTDRYRVLWTKRKGFAKLAIDSGAPVILAACPKADDIFTVYENGVTDWIYRNFKMPFFLARGLGPTVMPKPVKLDHYLSRAFYPPKKNHDPVAYKRQVYNFHRKLVQEMNRMIDEGVIPSDQLPPYE, from the coding sequence ATGCAAGAAGAGCTTCAACTCAAGCTATTGCCCATCACACTAGGTTTGCGTTTATATCATCGCCATGAGGTTCATGGCCTTGAAAATATCCCAGCAAGCGGTCCGGTGATTATTGCCTGTAACCATAGCCTAGCGACCTATGACATATCTCTACTGATGAGCGCTGTTTATCAGAAGCTGCACCGCTTCCCTCGGGCACTGATCGATCGTGCATTCTACCGCATCCCTGGTTTAGGGGAACTGATGGAAAAACTGGGCTGCATCGTTGGCAGCCAGGAAAATGCTCAGTCTTTGCTATCTAATGGAGAAATACTCTACCTGGCTCCTGGGGGCATGCAGGAGTCCCTGAGACCATCCACTGATCGCTACCGAGTCCTATGGACCAAGCGTAAAGGCTTTGCAAAACTAGCCATCGACTCCGGCGCTCCTGTAATTCTTGCGGCTTGCCCTAAGGCCGATGATATTTTCACGGTTTATGAGAACGGGGTTACAGACTGGATCTATAGAAACTTTAAAATGCCATTTTTCTTAGCCCGAGGGCTTGGCCCCACTGTGATGCCAAAGCCTGTAAAGCTGGATCACTATCTCAGCCGCGCCTTTTACCCCCCAAAGAAAAACCATGACCCCGTTGCTTACAAGCGCCAGGTATACAACTTTCATCGCAAGCTGGTGCAAGAAATGAATCGTATGATCGACGAAGGTGTGATTCCTAGTGATCAGCTACCTCCTTACGAATAA
- a CDS encoding glycosyltransferase family 4 protein has protein sequence MKILYLLPFFDEDRNSFSKLLAPILDELIAQKIPFEIWSSNSSYEGSYRDYHHKMFAINFKYEFLTFLPTLFLTSIKVWRWKRRNPDGLVHNVGGGNSLVSDVITSHACHAQYLKQKIVYGELGRAILNPIHAMVICTEYFNFRQKLKTISVSNYNTHGIKTYHPKADVITIENASPAARRSWRKERLKNSVFKIIFISNNHRRKGLEPLLDAMVMAKKRNLSWQLSIIGQDPQQDYWSRKVSELNIDDKVTFEGHQADVIDAMIKHDILCFPSRYESFGMIFTEAASIGLPVFGTDVGILSKLYPSWPHLPTLCKHPASGEDIFQGLETFSNNDELLESLGSELQQGASLFSLESMVEQHLQVYQGERQRIKASPITA, from the coding sequence GTGAAAATCCTCTATCTCCTACCCTTCTTTGACGAAGATCGAAATAGTTTTTCTAAGCTGCTAGCTCCCATTCTCGACGAACTCATCGCGCAGAAGATTCCTTTTGAAATCTGGTCAAGTAACAGCTCTTATGAGGGCAGCTACCGTGACTACCATCATAAGATGTTTGCCATAAACTTTAAGTATGAATTTTTGACTTTTCTTCCCACTCTTTTTCTCACCAGTATTAAGGTATGGCGCTGGAAGAGGCGAAACCCTGACGGTTTAGTACATAATGTGGGTGGGGGCAATAGTTTGGTAAGTGACGTTATTACTTCCCATGCTTGTCACGCGCAATACCTAAAGCAGAAGATTGTCTATGGAGAACTCGGACGAGCTATTCTTAACCCCATACATGCAATGGTAATATGTACCGAATACTTTAACTTTAGACAGAAACTTAAAACGATATCCGTAAGCAATTACAATACGCACGGAATCAAAACTTACCACCCAAAAGCAGATGTGATCACCATCGAAAACGCATCTCCGGCAGCTCGCCGATCTTGGCGCAAAGAAAGACTCAAAAACTCAGTGTTTAAGATCATCTTTATTAGCAATAACCATCGGCGAAAAGGGCTTGAGCCTCTTCTCGATGCCATGGTAATGGCGAAAAAGCGAAATCTATCGTGGCAACTTTCTATCATCGGACAAGACCCTCAGCAAGACTATTGGTCACGGAAAGTTTCTGAGCTGAATATAGATGATAAAGTCACTTTTGAAGGGCATCAAGCCGATGTCATTGACGCGATGATCAAACATGACATTCTTTGCTTCCCGAGCCGCTATGAATCTTTTGGAATGATTTTCACCGAAGCAGCATCTATCGGACTGCCAGTTTTCGGAACTGACGTTGGCATACTATCGAAGCTATATCCAAGCTGGCCCCACCTACCTACTCTATGTAAGCATCCGGCCAGTGGCGAGGATATTTTCCAAGGCTTGGAGACGTTCTCGAATAATGATGAATTGCTTGAGTCTCTTGGCTCAGAACTGCAACAAGGGGCTAGCTTATTTAGCCTGGAGTCTATGGTGGAGCAACACCTACAAGTTTATCAAGGTGAACGTCAGCGGATTAAAGCGAGTCCCATCACTGCTTAA
- a CDS encoding YdcF family protein, with product MKKLTIAATALIFSLIIGFTYRIEILNMPMHLLIRDDQPKKGADYILIMMGGVSDRTEHAAKLLQEGYAKKIIFAEAEQTKAMKMGFRMPDGQATLSILKLLEVPDDKIEFLADSANTSSQEEVQLILEHIQTINPEAERLILVTSWFHSSRATWIIERQNTTPIKIESLPTPPPATWWGKESDFLHVFTEYLKWTYYLLVY from the coding sequence ATGAAGAAGCTTACCATTGCGGCCACTGCCCTTATATTCTCCCTTATTATTGGGTTTACCTATCGTATCGAAATATTGAATATGCCAATGCACCTCTTGATCCGAGATGATCAGCCCAAAAAAGGAGCAGACTATATTCTAATCATGATGGGTGGGGTGTCCGACCGCACAGAGCACGCTGCCAAGCTCTTGCAAGAAGGCTATGCTAAAAAAATCATCTTTGCCGAAGCTGAGCAAACAAAGGCTATGAAGATGGGCTTCCGTATGCCTGATGGTCAGGCAACCCTCTCCATTCTCAAGCTCCTAGAGGTGCCAGATGACAAGATCGAGTTTTTGGCAGACTCTGCCAACACTTCAAGCCAAGAAGAAGTCCAGCTCATTTTAGAGCACATCCAAACCATCAATCCAGAGGCCGAGAGGCTGATCCTTGTGACTAGCTGGTTTCACTCAAGCAGGGCAACTTGGATCATCGAGCGACAAAATACCACACCCATCAAGATCGAGTCCCTACCTACTCCCCCCCCTGCCACCTGGTGGGGGAAGGAGAGCGATTTTTTGCATGTCTTCACTGAATATCTCAAGTGGACCTACTATTTGCTTGTGTATTGA